In Quercus robur chromosome 11, dhQueRobu3.1, whole genome shotgun sequence, the sequence tttttttttttttaataaacttttaaataaggATAGGGTCACACCAATTCCCCACcttaatcttttaaatttccctaaaatttagccttttattttctttcaaaatcaaatatgttagtgcctaaatatataaggatatggatggaGAAGTTATAGTAGTGGTTTTATAGTagaagtcttttttctttttcttttttttcccaaaatatggaagagatttaaaagaaaaataaaataaaataaaaagaggaaaacataaatttgaacttaaaCGTGAATTTGGATGATGTTCCTACTGCTATGAACTTAAACTACATTTAGTGtacttttgttcaataaaaaatttagaagaacaACATTGtcgaattaaaataaaagttcattATTATTCCTATTGGGTTTTTGTTAAGCCACCTTTAATAATactttatagtatttttttttcttctcaacaaaCAATCATGaagtttttatacaatttttttttctagatactTCTAATCATTAATTCCCAATTGTATAAGCCTTTTGTTAAGGTTAAAGCAccatttaatacttttttttatacaatttttttctagATACTTCTAATCATTAATTCCCAATTGtattagccttttttttaaggttaaagcaccatttaatacttttttttatacaatttttttctagATACTTCTAATCATTAATTCCCAATTGtattagccttttttttaaggttaaaGCACCAtttaatactttatttttttaaaaaaaatctcaaaatacaATTGTGGTTTTATACAATTAATATGTATCTCCcgccataaaattttcaatttaagctttcatttacttatgttatggatgtgtagtaaatggctaaattttaggattaaaaaaaactacattttaggatttgacaaaaaatgacaactgtcatacataaaatttgaaaaaaaagaacaacatcaacaacaccaaaaaggaaaaaacacaaaaagaaaagaaaaaaaaaagaaaaaagaaaaaaaagaaaacgtgGATCGGTAgttactaaattttaggatCTTTTTAGGAGCATTTCCtttaacaaaaatcttattAATTTACTACTCCATAGAAAATGTTACATACCTTATAAAATACTAGCCTCTGAGTACGCGCTCAcgtgcgtgctcagaggctcttctatttttttggataagagttaatttagagcatttattataatttgggattactatattttccaatcacaaaaaaaacctaggggtgtgatgaaaaattatttcaccgcacataatactcatcacacccctaggctttttttgtgattggaaaatgtagtaattccaaattataaataatactcatcacactcctaggttttttttgtgattggaaaatgtagtaatcccaaattataataaatgctctaaattaactcttacccaaaaaaatagaaaagcctctgagcacgcgcgtgagagGCTAGTTATTAGTAATTGATGCTTACTTAGCATTTGAGAGCTACGAAAAAAACCAAAGCTTGCTGCATTTTCAATTGTTATTTTCCTAGCCCATGTCAACAATTATGGGGAGAAGATCCCTTAAACTTCTCCATGCATTTTTAATGCTTTTACTGCAATTGAAACCAGCCCTTGGATTTATTTCAGGGGTTGAAGATGCTAACGTTAGGTGCATAGAGAGTGAGAGACAGGCACTCCTTGAGTTCAAAAAAGGCCTTGTTGATGACTATGGTAGGCTCTCTTCATGGGCAAGCCAAGATGAAAACAAGAACTGCTGCAACTGGAAAGGAGTTCATTGCAGCAAGCAAACAGGCCATGTACTCAAGCTTGATCTTCAGGGTGATTCAGAAAAAACACAACCTTTGCAATGTAACATTAGTTCTTCACTGCTTGAATTGCATCATTTGAGTTCTTTGGACCTCAGTTACAATGATTTCAATATGAGCCAAATCCCAGAGTTTATTGGTTCTTTCAATAACTTAAAGAACCTAAATCTCTTAGAGGCTGAGTTTGGTGGGACTATTCCTTACAAACTTGGAAACCTTTCCCACTTGGAGTCTATTGACCTCTCCTCAAATCATTTACAAGGTTCAATTCCAGATGCCTTTGTCAAAATGAATTCTCTTGAAAGTCGCAGTCTAGACGAAAACCAACTTGAAGGTAAGTTACCAAAGTCCTTAGGAAATATATGTACTCTAAGTTCATTGTCCCTCTCCGATAATAAGCTCAATGGACAACTTGTTGAGTTCATCAATAGCTTGTCTGGGTGTGCGAAAGACTCACTAGAGATGTTGGATTTATCATTGAATCATATTACGGGATCGTTGCCTGACTTCTCAGTATTTCCGTCCTTAAAACAATTGTATCTTGCGTCCAACAATATAACTGGGACTGTGCCCAAAGGAATTGGAAACCTACACCAGCTCGAGCAATTTGATATTTCTTTCAATTCTTTACATGGTATGGTCACTGAAGTCCATCTATCAAACTTGTCCAACTTGTGGTTTTTAGACCTGTCAAATAGTTCCCTAGCTCTAGAATTGAACTTCAATTGGGTTCCCCCTTTTCAATTGCAAGTCATATACTTCACATATTGCGAGCTAGGTCCTAGATTTCCAAGCTAGCTCCAAACTCATTGGAACATTTCTATCCTAGATATCTCCGATACTGGAATTTCGGATAAGATTCCTAAATGGTTTTTTGACTTGCCTCCTACTTTGCAATATCTAGATATGAGTGGTAACCGATTGGAGGGTCTACTGCATCTTTTTGTTTTCCCACCTAAAATGACAGTCTTGAGTATAGCCGAAAATCGTTTTTCGGGGATAGCTTCGTCTGTTTCTAAAATCAGGGGTGGGATTTTAAATTTCCTAGACCTCTCAGACAACCTTTTATCTGGACATCTCCCCAATTGTTTTATGCATTTGCGTAAGCTACTCATTCTGAACTTGGCTGGCAACAATTTCACTGGGGAAATTCCAAGCTCTTTTGGCTCTTTGTCTCAGCTGCATACTTTGATTTTGCGCAATAATAGTTTCTCTGGAGAATTACCTTTGCCTCTAAAAAATTGCAGTTTGTTGAAGTTTGTAGACTTGGGAAACAATAAATTCTCTGGATCAGTACCAGCTTGGATTGGGGAGGGCTTGCCACTGTTGAATATTCTTATCCTACGTTCCAATAAGTTTGGTGGAAGCATACCATTGAATCTATGTTGGTTGAAATATTTACGAATCTTGGATCTTTCTGTAAATAACATATCTGGAACTATACCACAATGCTTCAACAATTTCACTACCATGGCTCAAAAAGGAGATTTGTTCAGTGGAATCATTGGTAGTAATTACACTGATTCATATGTTTATGATTATGATGATACAGAAGAATTCATTAATGATGCAATGGTTATAATGAAAGGAAGGGAGTTGGAGTACGGAAAATATCTTGGACTATTAAAGATCATTAACCTTGTAAGTAACAAATTGATAGGGAAAGTTCCAAGTGAAATCTCGAGCCTCTTGGAGTTGGTTGTTCTGAACATATCAAGAAACAAGTTAATTGGAGAAATCCCACAAATGATCGGACAGTTGAAGCAGTTGCAATCACTTGATATGTCAAGGAATCAATTTTCAAATGAAATCCCATCTAGCATGTCAGAGTTACATTTCCTAAGCGACTTGGACTTGTCTTACAACAATTTGTCTAGAAAAATTCCTTCAGGCACTCACCTACAAAGCTTTGATGCAGTTGATTTTATTGGAAACTGGGCACTTTATGGGCCTCCACTTCCAAATAAGTGCCCAGGTGAAGAAACACCAAACCAAAGTGATCAACCAACTGATCATGATGGCAATGAAGATAATGAAAAGGATGGAGATGAATTTGAGAAATGGTTTTTTGCTGTAGCaggatttggattttttataGGATTTTGGGGAATTTGTGGACCTTTGGTCTTTAAGAGTTCTTGGAGGGGTGCTTACTTCTGTTTCTGGACAACATGAAGGACTGGCTCTATGCAACAAAATTGGCAATGTGCATGAAAAGATTGCGGTGGAAGTTTAAGAACTAGGGGTGACCACTTTGTTTGTAGCAAGAGGTTATCAAATAAGATGTCTATGGTTTTTATGGACTTTTAACTAGTGTATATGTACATAATACTTTCTCTCACAGCACCATATTTTTACTCGCTATGGCATTCAATAATGCAAAATGACAAACATGTCATGTGTAATTGGAGTTTAGTTAATGTTTGAGCGTTCCTATATATCCAGTCTTAGTTTGTGATTCCAGTATTGGTGGTTACTAACAGTGTAGCTCCTCTATATCTTGGCTGCATTTTGACATTGTTGAATCAAAATGTTGATTGGAAATGTATGCCTGTTTCAAAAATCTCTTAGAGGTATACTTTTCTTTGATGCAATTCATGTTAGGAGCAGCAGTTGCACGTGAAATGACACTTCCATTCTCTAAGAATAAATTCATAACGTTTGCATGGCATTGGAGAGAcgtttttacccttttttttttatcaccttCTTTCTCAGCAACTTCTTTGTCACTCCTTATTTTGATGAGATACACTggtgttggagcattttaatattaaataattaaaatgaataaatgttacaacataaatgtaaagatatgggagtgaatatggaagatgaggagttagtaaaaatgtttaatctcacattgaaaaggagagaaactattttattctttttaattgtgatgattaatgggctaacatgaattgtctcagaTATTGGGTTAGATACGTGCGCAAGGGGGAGGTGAAGGGTGGAGATATCAAATTAATCAGAATAAATTGGGTAATAATTTTGTGAGGCCCATTGTgcctataaatagactcattTAGACACAATCCAAGTGACTgcaatatacaaaaaataaaaaataaaaaaaataaagagaggtTCTTGTCAAAGAAGGGTGTTCTTTCTGGTGGAGAATTGAGTTTATAAATTGGGTAGTAATTTCGTGAGGCCCATtgagcctataaatagactcattTAGACACAATCCAAGTTACTACAATATACACAAAAAATTGTCAAAGAAGGGTGTTCTttctggtggagctttgggtttGAACACTTTATGCAAAGGTTGTTCTAACCATACGACACTCgttgggctgttgtatcctgggggagacaagtcagagaCGATCTACACcggttacaaagtttagccaaccaagggcttgaattTCCTTAAAGAGAGCAAGTGTCGTGCCTCAATCCAAATAGTATTGTGTAATTTCTTCCTttacattaataatattcagaagtattattcagtttctcgttatgttatttccattattattgtgttttcaCCAACAATTTTAAAGAGATTCAATACATGGAGCCTACACAAGAGAAACCAAATGAGCCTGTTGGAGATCTCAACAAGCCTTTCGCTTTAAGGGAGCCCACTTCAAGAGGTGGAAAGGAAATGTCCTCTTCTACTTGAGTCTTCTCAAAGTCTcctatgttaggttctaaatgtttagaacaattggcaaatcgtgaacacaaacttgtctagatatagatcttagagtctataggtattattagacaatgctcaaggtgattcaagtcaagattcaagaacatacaagctacaggaagaagatttcatattCTTTCTGGTTCGATTGTTCGAAtaacaggctcgatcgatcgaaagtcgtatctgcagaattttaattaaacccaaacagcagttcaagcccattaaggattagggtttctaatctacttctcccagtatataaaggaaaccctaagcacatttttatgtggcttttcagagagaaaagagtgtgcctcttttatatttagggttttattcctaaaaagctctcttatgtcttctaccggtgctattccttgaagaatctcaagatccggtattgtagaagttgctgcgtTCTCtcgtcatcaaaggtgttgatgatctaaaccttcaagggtgatcttggagtcacaaacaggagagtttgtgttgctaaacctttgagtgggatctcaaagtcacaaacaggggtgtttgtattttgcaaaggccaaagaaagaaggagtccgtggatttagagtttgcacgtggtcgtgttagtaagttctactggtgggtagcaataagaagtcgagtgtgggggcttgtaagtcttattgtatgaacttcgattcctTCTAGtagattttctttttaccttgaggatagttaggttaaattctccccaggtttttttaccggtttggttttcctgggttatcatatcgttgtgttatttatttttccgctgctttgaatgatataattgtttgattgcggtaacctagatttggaatttggactaagtaacaacttggctaattatctaggttaatccaattgtattTTAAGGTGTCTACAAACTAACATCCTACATCCTCACTGACAAGAATCCATCAAAAGTTCCTACCGATGAGATGAGTGAGGAAGAATATATTctccatcaagaaaaaataaataagtatacaaaagatgaatatAATTATCGCTTTTATCTATTGAATTGTCTTGCCGAtcatttctatgattattatgatacaacTTACAATTCtgccaaaaaaatttggaaaaatttacAAAGCAAGTATGATACCAAGGAGGCAGGTGCAAAGAAGTATGCTGCTAGTAGATTTTTCCGTTACCAAATGGTGGATGAAAAATTGGTGCTGGATCAAGCACAAGACTTCCAAATGATTGTGGCAGAATTGAGATCCGAAGGCATAAAGATTGGAGACAATTTGGTGGTAGCTGGCATAATTGACAAACTACCACAATCTTGGAGGGAGTTCCAAAAGACTTTGCGACACAAACAAAAGGAGACATCCTTAGAGACTTTGATCACACGCATCCATGTGGAGGAGGAGGCTAGAGGACAAGATGCACTCATGACACAAGAGAGCAATGGTAATTCCACCACAAAGGTAAACCATATTTCATCCAATAATAATatgcccaaaaatcattttcctagaaatggtcaattgaagcctaaaaagagagcctttaaaaataataatagacctcAAGGAAGGGGGAACccgaataaaaattacaataagaacCAAGGACCCCCTTCACAAGATCAATTTAATAGATCCTGTTTTGTCTATGGCAAGAATGGGCATATTGctcaatttttcaaatttcagaAACGTGAATCTGTCCCGCAGATTAACGTAACTGAAGAGCCTTTAGTGGCTATGATTACAGACATCAATATGGTGCAATATGTTGAAGGGTAGTGGGTAGATTCTAGTGCTAATAGGCACGTCTACTATGATAAAAACTGGTTCAAGTTGTACActccttttgaagaagaaaaaacggTTATGCTTGGTGACTCTAGCACAACCAAcgttcttgggagtggtgagaTTAAATTGAAATTCACTTCTGGACGTGTGCTAACATTGAAAGATGTACTTTACATTCCGTCCAtgaggaagaatttgatgtcaatTTTTTGCTTAACAAGGTTGGCTTCAAGCAAACTAtggaatttgataattatgtaatcactaaaaaaggattatttgtgggcaagggttatgcttgtgatggaatgtttaaattgaatattgagaataataaagcatctaccagttcagtttatatgctttcttctattaatttttggcatgctCGTTTGTGTCATACAAATAGTAGATATGTGGGAATCATGAGTAGTTTAGGATTAATTCCAAGactgtcaaaagattttgaaatttgtgaaacTTGTAGTCAAGTTAAGATTACAAAAAGACCTCATAAAAGTGTTGTAAGAAATATCGAATTGCTTGAGTTAATTCACTctgatttatgtgaatttgagggaattttaactcgtggaggaaatagatatattatcacttttattgatgatttctcaaaatatacaactgtttatttgttgaaaaataaaagtgatgcttttgaaaaatttcaagattttttaaaagaagttgaaaattaattcggtagaaaaataaaaagaataagaagtgataGAGGCCGTGAGTATGAATCAAGTGCATTCAACTCATTTGTTTAGTCTTTGGGAATTATCCATAAAACTACTGCATCATATTCACTTGCTTCTAATGGTGtggctgaaagaaaaaatagaactctaattgagttaacaaatgccatgttaattgaatctagtgcacctttacatttttggggtgaagctattTTAACTGCATGTCATGTTTTGAATATGGTGTCACATAAAAAGTCAcataccacaccttttgagatgtGGAAAGGACATAAGCCAAATTTGGGATATTTGAGAGTATGGGGTTGTCTTGCTTATGTAAGGCTTATTGACCCTAAAATACCTAAATTAGGTATAAGAGCTACTACCTGTGCTTTTCTTGGTTATGCGATTAATAGTGCAgcctatagattttttgatcttgaaaacaaaataatttttgaatatagtgatgcaatttttcatgaagaaaaatttccttttaaattgaaaaatagtgggggtgaagaaaatattttgtcacaacctagttcttctacttcacatttacaaaatcaagaaaattttgaaatggaaactagaaggagtaaaagagctagagttgaaaaggattttggtcctgattattatgtttttaacattaaggaaaatccccaaaatttaaaagaggcttTAACATCACCTGATGCTATATTTTGGAAAGAGGCTGTAAATGATGAGATGAAATCTCTAATATCTAATAGAACTTGGAAATTAGTAGATCTTCCACCGGGTTGTAAGACCATAGGTTGTAAATGAGTCcttagaaaaaagttgaaaccggatggatcaatagataagtttaaagctagacttgttgcaaaaggctttaaacaaaaagatgatcttgatttctttgatacTTTTTCTCCGGTAACAAGAATTACATCTATTAGATTGTTAATTGCTATtgctgcaattttttatttgaaaattcatcaaatggatgtaaaaactgcttttctaaatggggacctagaggaagagatttatatggaTCAACCTGAAGGCTTTGTAGAGCCTGGACAAGAAAGCAAGGTATGTAAGCTAACTAAATCcctatatggcttaaaacaagcaccaAAACAGTGGCATGAAAAGTTTCATTCCTGCATGATTGAGAATGattataaatcaaatgaatgtgataaatgtatttattctaaatcatggaataatttacatgttattattagcctctatgtggatgatatgttgatttttggctcaaatatgcatgttataaatgagacaaaaaatatgcttaaaagccattttgatatgaaagatcttggtgaggctaattttattttaggcataaaaattacaaaagcatGTGATGGAATATATCTTGATCgatcaatcacattatgttgagaaaatataattttcatgatcataaaagtgtagctactccttttgattctagtgtttatttatttcctatgaataatgatgatgagatttttaatcaaaaggattATGCTAGCATCATTGGTAGTTTGCGTTATGCTACTGATTGTACTAGACCTGACATTGCATATGCAGTAGGAGTGCTTAGCAAATTTACTAGCAAGCCTAGTAAAGATCATTGGCTAGCTATTGAGCGAGTTATAAGATATTTAATTGGTACCAAAAGCTAtggcttattttataaaaaatacccTGCTGTGATTGAAGCTTTTAGTGATGCCGATTGGAATACTTTCTCAGgtgattctctctctaccactggttatatttttaccgtaggtagtggtgctatttgttggaaatctaaaaagcaaacaataatTGCTAATTCAACAATGAAAGCTGAATTAATAACATTAGTTTCAGCTAGTGAAAAGGCAAATTGGCTTAgagatttgttatatgaaattccactttgggaaaaaccaattccacctatattaattcattgtgataTTACTGCCGCAATTGGTAGAGTTAAAAACCATTACTACAATGGTAAATCCAGACCTATAAGAAGAAAACACAATACCGTGCGATCTTATTTGAGTAGTGGTATCATAACTGtggattatattaaatttaatgataatcttgtagatccattTACCAAGGCCTTGGCAAAAGATAGAGTCTGGAATACATCGAGGGGGATGGGACTAAAGTCCATAGAATTATGAGCCATGTATGAGGATACCCAACCCAAGGACCAAAGATCCTAAGAATTGGGTTCAATGGGAAAAACGAATCATACGATAATCGTAAGAAAtgcacaatttattttttttaattatttattttgtaaataattttttaattgttcatccCTATGATGTAAGTACATTTATCCTGTAATGTGGAGAAGTTGagtaaaaaactcttaatgaaatttgtagctcGTATGAGTGGGGTGTCAAAATTATAGGAGCACTCTtgacaaaatttcacctatgtgaGTGTGGGGGTGGGGCTGCTTCTTATGAGATTTGgacttaatctcaaatacactcatgAAACCGAGATCAGCACACGGGCGTAAAGTGCTAGCTATAAAAGCTCATGTCAACACCTGGGTTGTTATGTGTAAGCAATGACACTTaattaatttccctaaagcagtcCTAGTTCAAGTCGGAGACCACTACGAGTCTGGAGTTGAGATCGCTATTTTACTGAGTGAAGGTTCAATGCAGAGCACACCTTCATAATGCATAGTGACCCGTCTTTGCCTGGTAATCTctctttaactaaaaaatttaatattaaaatgagtgggggatcgttggagcattttaatattaaataattaaaaggaataaatgttacaatataaatgtaaagatatgggagtgaatatggaagatgaggagttagtgaaaatgtttattcccacattgaaaatgagagagactgttttattctttttaattgtagtgattaatgggctaacatgaattgtctcagatattgggctagatacgtACGCAAGGGAGAGGTGAAAGGTGGAggtatcaaaaatggaaatgtTTCTTCCTTTACATTAATGATATTAagaagtattattcagtttctcgttgtgttatttccattattattgtgtttgcaccaacaacTTGCACTATAAGAAATTAGGTCTTGCGGAATGGCGAAAACCACTGCAAtagaccaaaaaataaaataaaataaacattacaaggactatttgaaacattttaaagtATAAGGATAATTTTGAAACATAGGTTAAGATTGATGAACAAATATGCAATTTAAccatacaattttaattttttattgatcaaCTAGTTTTAAATCCACGTGATGCGTGCATGAAAAaatttcataagtttttttttttttttagtgaaaaatgaaaatagtaaatGAAACTTATAAGTGTTAGTTTCAAACTCttcttaaaatgatgtgattattttctaataaaatatagttgatacaatatattatattttctaaattaagctatttatatttgttatttgaaagtgatttaaattttgtaaggttTTTTTCAAGGAAACATAATACATTTTACCTTTAAGTATTATATAAGCtgagatattttgtaaataatgtaatgtatGGTTGGAATTTGTTTTCAATACTCCTTACACACGGTTTATCCTCAATACATCATGAATGACCTAAAGTGAAGGCAAATATAAGTAAATTCATTacttatattagaaaaaaaaaatacaagattttaataacaagagaaaaatataattttatcaagaacCTATCAACATTATACTAAGAAGGTGGCATAATTGTCAATGAAGTAACTATTCTTTCTACACAAATTTCTCCTCCAAAAGCATCACCAAATGGTCCGAGGTGGACTGAAATGGactaaaatggaccaaatgaggCGAAATGAAGCGAAGTGGACCGAATGGACTAATTGGACCAAAATGAACCAAGTAGACCCAGATGGACCAAGATGGACCTAAATGCTATGTTGAGATGGCTCAATAAAagtatagcaacaataaatactacatttcatatttttgacaTTATTATATAAATGAGTAATGTTTGAGATTTAGTATAAGgataattttgaaatgaagatTAAAGATTGATGAAATGAATTTTAAAGGTTAACCTAAGATAAAACATTAAAACCATATCAATCATTGATGTTCTAACGTTGttaaaatcctaataaattaatGAGTTAAAATCTTATgcgttattttttttttttaaatagctaaTGTGTCAATGTCACCTCACTTTGTAAGACTTGTAGTAAAATGTGTTGTACTCCAAGCAttactctttaaaaataaatcccCTAGCATGACTATGAATACTAGAGATACTCTTTCCAACGTGTTATGCTAGAGTTACTACATGTTTTACTTCTTGAAATTTGGAACTTCTACATGTTTTACTACTTATAATTTGGATCCTCGATATTTAATCCAACACAGGCAACCAAACTCGCTCCAATACTACTTGTTGGGAAATAAATCTCCTCTGTGTCTATGCGTGAATTACGTCAA encodes:
- the LOC126705280 gene encoding receptor-like protein EIX2; this encodes MGRRSLKLLHAFLMLLLQLKPALGFISGVEDANVRCIESERQALLEFKKGLVDDYGRLSSWASQDENKNCCNWKGVHCSKQTGHVLKLDLQGDSEKTQPLQCNISSSLLELHHLSSLDLSYNDFNMSQIPEFIGSFNNLKNLNLLEAEFGGTIPYKLGNLSHLESIDLSSNHLQGSIPDAFVKMNSLESRSLDENQLEGKLPKSLGNICTLSSLSLSDNKLNGQLVEFINSLSGCAKDSLEMLDLSLNHITGSLPDFSVFPSLKQLYLASNNITGTVPKGIGNLHQLEQFDISFNSLHDISDTGISDKIPKWFFDLPPTLQYLDMSGNRLEGLLHLFVFPPKMTVLSIAENRFSGIASSVSKIRGGILNFLDLSDNLLSGHLPNCFMHLRKLLILNLAGNNFTGEIPSSFGSLSQLHTLILRNNSFSGELPLPLKNCSLLKFVDLGNNKFSGSVPAWIGEGLPLLNILILRSNKFGGSIPLNLCWLKYLRILDLSVNNISGTIPQCFNNFTTMAQKGDLFSGIIGSNYTDSYVYDYDDTEEFINDAMVIMKGRELEYGKYLGLLKIINLVSNKLIGKVPSEISSLLELVVLNISRNKLIGEIPQMIGQLKQLQSLDMSRNQFSNEIPSSMSELHFLSDLDLSYNNLSRKIPSGTHLQSFDAVDFIGNWALYGPPLPNKCPGEETPNQSDQPTDHDGNEDNEKDGDEFEKWFFAVAGFGFFIGFWGICGPLVFKSSWRGAYFCFWTT